Proteins co-encoded in one Brassica rapa cultivar Chiifu-401-42 chromosome A02, CAAS_Brap_v3.01, whole genome shotgun sequence genomic window:
- the LOC103862760 gene encoding uncharacterized protein LOC103862760, whose translation MVLIYVKSGEWMCSRGDDWSFVVDKERRGRMVTLATTTTLKQLKIMVCEDYGVDHNAINAEFSYSLLNQKGNPPIIITNDRQASNFVGYAKRESSTTLCVMFSVSGVNQKERVNIDLNKEPCDSSNVEDEEVPEINRAEFVKPSKESFVKRTNHVAADGCGPLRSENIELFQNNGDSDKDGRAWRGDFVKKDQIFTSKGVLKATMEILAMKNNFDYTVIKSTRKWWYIRCKDALCNWTVRAEGIDGSTYFMINQCDGRHSCAPSKKRKFGKTASARTIGTLIQHRFDDANDGPKPNDIIQFMRMEHSCEITYWHAWEAREFAIAAARGIPDRSYSKIPAYLHMIKEANPGTHTHYETNEKGRFMYLFMSFGQSVRGFYNAMRRVIVVDGTFLKNKYKGTLLVATAVDGNSNLYPIAFGVVDSENDDSWGWFFRQLKVVIADCQDLAFVSDRNASISKAIGTVYPRSAHGICIHHLLTNVVSFFKTKGLTALVEKASRAYRYTEFQERITEIFDMSPELGRYLREADVRKWARSLFPGSRYDIRTTNPAESINSVLRIPREYPVIPLLDSIRELLTRWFYERRLLSSKHLDPLTAKVERKIDRRIVKAKGFQVYKVDNFRSVVKGDIYDCHVDLERRTCTCGKYDIGKIPCRHAIPAIYSRGMEVHRFTDALYSTAAWRTAYADSINPIAVVESEWNVPAEVKLAKVLPPKTRKSAGRPVKRRYESVEDKIASSQGSKKNKKHKCSRCGTEGHKRGTCDLPI comes from the exons ATGGTTCTAATCTATGTCAAATCGGGTGAATGGATGTGTAGTCGCGGTGATGACTGGAGTTTCGTGGTAGACAAAGAAAGGCGTGGTCGAATGGTAACATTAGCAACTACTACTACGTTGAAGCAGCTCAAGATAATGGTGTGTGAGGATTATGGGGTGGACCATAATGCCATTAATGCCGAGTTCAGTTATTCGTTGTTGAATCAAAAAGGGAATCCTCCTATTATTATCACCAATGATCGGCAAGCATCTAATTTTGTGGGCTATGCAAAGAGGGAATCGTCTACTACCTTGTGTGTGATGTTCTCTGTTTCCGGTGTAAATCAAAAGGAACGAGTCAATATCGATTTGAATAAGGAGCCTTGCGATTCAAGTAatgttgaggatgaagaagttcCTGAGATAAATCGAGCAGAGTTTGTCAAGCCGTCAAAGGAGTCTTTTGTTAAAAGAACGAATCATGTCGCTGCAGATGGTTGCGGTCCTTTAAGGAGTGAAAACATTGAACTTTTTCAAAACAATGGAGACAGTGATAAGGATGGTCGAGCTTGGAGAGGAGACTTCGTGAAGAAGGATCAAATTTTCACAAGTAAAGGGGTTCTGAAGGCAACAATGGAAATTTTAGCGATGAAGAATAATTTCGATTACACTGTTATCAAATCCACGAGAAAATGGTGGTATATTCGATGTAAAGATGCATTGTGCAACTGGACTGTGCGTGCAGAAGGAATAGATGGGTCTACATATTTCATGATCAACCAATGTGATGGAAGACATTCATGTGCTCCTTCAAAGAAAAGGAAATTCGGAAAAACAGCATCAGCAAGAACAATTGGGACTCTGATACAACATCGATTTGATGATGCAAACGATGGCCCAAAACCGAATGACATCATTCAATTTATGAGAATGGAGCATAGTTGTGAGATTACTTATTGGCACGCTTGGGAAGCTCGTGAGTTTGCTATTGCAGCTGCTAGAGGTATACCAGATCGCAGTTACTCTAAAATACCAGCATATCTGCATATGATTAAAGAAGCAAATCCTGGTACGCATACTCACTATGAAACTAATGAGAAGGGAAGATTCATGTATCTATTTATGTCATTTGGGCAATCAGTTAGAGGATTCTACAATGCAATGCGAAGGGTGATTGTTGTTGACGGAACttttctgaaaaataaatacaaagggACACTTCTTGTTGCTACTGCTGTAGATGGTAACTCTAATTTGTATCCGATTGCATTTGGGGTTGTTGATTCAGAGAATGACGATTCTTGGGGGTGGTTCTTCAGACAGTTGAAAGTGGTTATTGCTGATTGTCAAGACCTAGCTTTTGTCTCAGATAGAAATGCGTCTATTTCTAAAGCTATTGGGACTGTCTACCCTCGATCAGCACATGGAATTTGCATTCATCACTTATTGACCAATGTGGTCTCATTTTTCAAGACAAAAGGATTGACTGCGTTGGTAGAAAAGGCTTCACGGGCATATAGATACACTGAATTTCAAGAACGTATCACCGAAATTTTTGATATGAGTCCTGAGCTTGGAAGATATCTACGGGAGGCTGATGTGCGCAAATGGGCTCGTTCTCTCTTCCCTGGTTCCAGGTATGACATTAGGACCACGAACCCTGCAGAGTCTATAAATTCAGTTCTTAGAATACCTAGAGAATATCCGGTTATTCCTTTGCTTGATAGTATAAGAGAACTGTTGACTCGATGGTTCTATGAGCGTCGCTTGTTAAGCTCAAAGCATCTAGATCCTTTAACCGCTAAGGTGGAGAGAAAGATTGATAGGAGAATTGTGAAGGCAAAAGGATTCCAGGTTTACAAGGTTGACAACTTCAGATCGGTTGTAAAAGGAGACATATATGATTGTCATGTTGATTTGGAAAGAAGAACATGCACATGTGGTAAGTATGATATAGGAAAAATTCCTTGCCGACACGCCATTCCTGCAATTTATTCACGAG GTATGGAAGTGCACAGATTCACTGACGCCTTATACAGCACTGCAGCGTGGAGAACCGCCTATGCAGATTCCATTAATCCAATAGCAGTTGTAGAGTCAGAATGGAATGTCCCTGCTGAGGTTAAACTTGCAAAGGTTTTACCACCAAAGACAAGAAAGAGTGCTGGTCGACCAGTAAAGAGAAGGTatgaatcagtagaagacaagATCGCATCTTCTCAAGGatcaaagaagaataaaaagcaTAAGTGTAGCCGTTGTGGAACTGAAGGACACAAGAGAGGAACATGCGATTTACCCATCTAG
- the LOC103862761 gene encoding uncharacterized protein LOC103862761 produces the protein MSEELPKRLFKEGEEPRVTQINNNCRIDYIIRKFQAWLPKELDVVKKDPVFHQIFKLHENGLGYSARVIHSFLCRELVTFLQHELWFVFARRPLRFSLQEFHAVTGFECDTHISIEEFEEWKYDGGFWSKVLRRKDGTITLFNLWTKDKEAVKKWKNADRIRLIYLAIILCVVLARDEKANIPLKYIAVVMDLDRVRRYPWGVAAYDLLCKSIAKNRSQLKEKTTSYVLDGFSYALQIWAMEAVPKIGKLCGKKLDKGFKDGPRCINWMGAAKVSYEEIIRLEEIITPKDDIYPYISWTGNYDVVKAQAFRRDDDVEDDRIKVLMEMIKKGHDFSEHVWETEENEVISLSLDDESAVNDEASVNVEAAESDDDFQTPKGSKNVGSRSKRGKKRLPDRGMEKRKHKVLASGAKQAPFNEDMKAFMTQLFEHNFSGMEQRIQKQMAETFEQMRTELKQSRKEASVEVELGEPSPTKPSTSQAPLRRSTRGVNKH, from the exons ATGTCTGAGGAGCTACCGAAGAGGCTTTTTAAGGAGGGCGAGGAGCCCCGAGTTACTCAGATCAACAACAACTGCAGGATCGACTACATAATCCGAAAGTTCCAAGCGTGGCTGCCAAAGGAGTTGGATGTCGTGAAGAAAGACCCGGTTTTTCATCAGATTTTTAAGCTCCATGAGAATGGTCTTGGATACTCTGCGAGGGTGATACACAGCTTCTTGTGTAGGGAGCTGGTGACTTTCTTACAGCACGAGCTATGGTTTGTCTTTGCGAGGAGACCGCTTCGATTCTCATTGCAAGAGTTCCACGCCGTAACCGGGTTTGAATGCGATACTCACATTTCGATTGAGGAGTTTGAAGAGTGGAAATATGATGGTGGTTTCTGGAGCAAGGTTTTGAGGAGAAAAGATGGAACAATTACACTCTTCAACCTGTGGACTAAGGACAAGGAAGCTGTAAAGAAATGGAAGAATGCAGATCGCATACGTCTTATCTACTTGGCGATCATTCTTTGTGTGGTATTGGCGAGAGATGAGAAGGCTAATATCCCCCTGAAGTACATCGCGGTGGTCATGGATCTTGACAGAGTTCGAAGGTATCCTTGGGGAGTTGCTGCTTATGACCTTCTCTGCAAATCCATAGCCAAAAATCGTTCCCAACTGAAGGAAAAGACCACTAGCTATGTCTTGGATGGCTTCTCATACGCCTTGcagatttgggcaatggaagcGGTGCCAAAAATCGGGAAGCTTTGTGGAAAAAAGCTGGATAAGGGTTTCAAGGACGGTCCTAGATGCATAAACTGGATGGGAGCTGCGAAGGTGTCATATGAGGAGATCATTCGCTTGGAGGAGATTATTACACCCAAG GATGACATCTACCCATACATCTCATGGACAGGAAATTATGATGTTGTCAAAGCTCAGGCGTTTCGCAGAGATGATGATGTGGAGGATGACAGAATCAAGGTtctgatggagatgataaaGAAGGGGCATGATTTTAGTGAGCATGTTTGGGAAactgaagaaaatgaagtgatTTCTTTATCTCTCGATGACGAATCAGCTGTGAATGATGAAGCAAGCGTGAATGTTGAAGCAGCCGAGAGTGATGACGACTTTCAGACTCCGAAAGGATCAAAAAACGTTGGTTCTAGATCAAAGAGGGGTAAAAAGAGGCTTCCCGATCGTGGTATGGAGAAGAGAAAGCATAAGGTTCTCGCAAGTGGCGCAAAGCAAGCTCCTTTTAATGAAGACATGAAGGCTTTTATGACACAGTTGTTTGAGCACAACTTCTCTGGAATGGAACAAAGGATACAGAAACAGATGGCCGAGACATTTGAGCAGATGCGGACAGAGCTTAAACAATCACGTAAGGAAGCCAGCGTTGAAGTTGAGCTTGGAGAGCCTTCACCGACAAAGCCATCGACGAGCCAGGCACCGTTGAGGAGGTCCACACGCGGGGTAAACAAACACTAG
- the LOC103853160 gene encoding uncharacterized protein LOC103853160 isoform X1, translated as MSRLSFRPRPLDIHKKLPILKSFKDFEDDDTPTSTTRNSQFLRLASSVDVDNEVQHPVPSKKLASEIPTPQFVVVDTYERDYLATFGQPASYLRARGARSELGDFVEYDLDNEDDDWLYEFDKDNKELSPEMLESIIFKLEVLDHKTRERAGVITPTLSSPVHVRLQLDAAIEALQSLSINYGVFQAIFNYWKSKRKRWQKPILRRLQPPPPVNDTNPYNVFRPREKAHRLHTRRMQRRENNVQSFEKLRQVRRNLDQAKTILEALIKREEKKRDVMDGEVSLQRMQLQYRHETELLEDSYAQHGFQPATTSYKYGSSDEELMDSDDYTSTHVRTRPPVIPNSRFTNGSQPRGIKQEVRRRHSSHHNWLHKLDPNEPVMLFTKPLVPEKLAAAGIVPPAPDSSTGQPPSRFKGRIGRGGRIIFDRWNPLMQSHINCGDSFYIAPNH; from the exons aTGAGTAGGCTTTCTTTCCGGCCACGGCCACTAGACATTCACAAGAAGCTTCCCATTTTGAAATCGTTTAAAGACTTTGAAGACGACGACACTCCGACTTCCACCACTAGAAACTCTCAGTTCCTGCGTCTAGCTTCTTCTGTAGATGTTGACAATGAG GTGCAGCATCCAGTGCCAAGCAAGAAGCTGGCTTCAGAGATACCCACACCTCAGTTTGTTGTTGTGGATACATATGAAAGAGATTACTTAGCTACCTTTGGTCAACCTGCTTCTTATCTACGTGCAAGAGGAG CTCGGTCTGAGCTTGGAGATTTTGTGGAGTATGATCTTGACAACGAGGATGATGACTGGCTTTATGAGTTTGATAAGGATAACAAGGAGCTCTCACCTGAAAT GCTTGAGAGCATTATTTTTAAGCTAGAGGTGTTGGATCACAAAACGAGGGAAAGAGCTGGTGTTATCACACCTACCCTTAGCTCTCCGGTTCATGTGCGTTTGCAGCTTGATGCTGCTATTGAG GCCCTGCAATCACTGTCAATTAATTATGGAGTCTTTCAGGCTATCTTCAACTACTGGAAAAGCAAG CGCAAAAGATGGCAGAAGCCTATCTTGCGGCGTTTACAG CCTCCTCCACCGGTGAATGACACGAATCCCTACAATGTGTTTAGGCCAAGAGAGAAAGCTCACAGACTCCACACAAGAAGG ATGCAGAGGAGAGAAAACAATGTGCAGTCATTTGAAAAGCTTCGACAG GTTAGACGCAATCTTGACCAAGCAAAGACCATTCTGGAGGCTCTCATTAAG agagaagaaaagaagaggGATGTCATGGATGGTGAGGTTAGCCTCCAGAGGATGCAACTCCAATACAGG CATGAAACAGAGCTGTTAGAAGATAGCTATGCTCAGCATGGATTTCAACCAGCAACAACATCTTACAAATATGGCTCAAGCGACGAAGAGTTGATGGACTCAGATGACTACACTAGCACACATGTACGCACAAGACCTCCCGTTATCCCTAACTCTCGTTTCACAAATGGATCTCAACCCAGAGGCATAAAACAAGAAGTTAGAAGAAGACACTCCTCCCATCACAATTGGCTTCACAAACTG GATCCTAATGAACCGGTGATGTTGTTCACAAAACCGCTGGTTCCTGAGAAACTGGCAGCTGCAGGGATCGTTCCTCCAGCACCTGATTCATCCACTGGTCAACCTCCAAGTCGGTTCAAGGGGAGGATTGGGCGTGGTGGGAGGATAATTTTTGATAGATGGAATCCTCTGATGCAGTCTCACATTAACTGCGGAGACTCTTTCTACATTGCACCAAATCACTAA
- the LOC103853160 gene encoding uncharacterized protein LOC103853160 isoform X2, whose product MSRLSFRPRPLDIHKKLPILKSFKDFEDDDTPTSTTRNSQFLRLASSVDVDNEVQHPVPSKKLASEIPTPQFVVVDTYERDYLATFGQPASYLRARGARSELGDFVEYDLDNEDDDWLYEFDKDNKELSPEMLESIIFKLEVLDHKTRERAGVITPTLSSPVHVRLQLDAAIEALQSLSINYGVFQAIFNYWKSKRKRWQKPILRRLQPPPPVNDTNPYNVFRPREKAHRLHTRRRRENNVQSFEKLRQVRRNLDQAKTILEALIKREEKKRDVMDGEVSLQRMQLQYRHETELLEDSYAQHGFQPATTSYKYGSSDEELMDSDDYTSTHVRTRPPVIPNSRFTNGSQPRGIKQEVRRRHSSHHNWLHKLDPNEPVMLFTKPLVPEKLAAAGIVPPAPDSSTGQPPSRFKGRIGRGGRIIFDRWNPLMQSHINCGDSFYIAPNH is encoded by the exons aTGAGTAGGCTTTCTTTCCGGCCACGGCCACTAGACATTCACAAGAAGCTTCCCATTTTGAAATCGTTTAAAGACTTTGAAGACGACGACACTCCGACTTCCACCACTAGAAACTCTCAGTTCCTGCGTCTAGCTTCTTCTGTAGATGTTGACAATGAG GTGCAGCATCCAGTGCCAAGCAAGAAGCTGGCTTCAGAGATACCCACACCTCAGTTTGTTGTTGTGGATACATATGAAAGAGATTACTTAGCTACCTTTGGTCAACCTGCTTCTTATCTACGTGCAAGAGGAG CTCGGTCTGAGCTTGGAGATTTTGTGGAGTATGATCTTGACAACGAGGATGATGACTGGCTTTATGAGTTTGATAAGGATAACAAGGAGCTCTCACCTGAAAT GCTTGAGAGCATTATTTTTAAGCTAGAGGTGTTGGATCACAAAACGAGGGAAAGAGCTGGTGTTATCACACCTACCCTTAGCTCTCCGGTTCATGTGCGTTTGCAGCTTGATGCTGCTATTGAG GCCCTGCAATCACTGTCAATTAATTATGGAGTCTTTCAGGCTATCTTCAACTACTGGAAAAGCAAG CGCAAAAGATGGCAGAAGCCTATCTTGCGGCGTTTACAG CCTCCTCCACCGGTGAATGACACGAATCCCTACAATGTGTTTAGGCCAAGAGAGAAAGCTCACAGACTCCACACAAGAAGG AGGAGAGAAAACAATGTGCAGTCATTTGAAAAGCTTCGACAG GTTAGACGCAATCTTGACCAAGCAAAGACCATTCTGGAGGCTCTCATTAAG agagaagaaaagaagaggGATGTCATGGATGGTGAGGTTAGCCTCCAGAGGATGCAACTCCAATACAGG CATGAAACAGAGCTGTTAGAAGATAGCTATGCTCAGCATGGATTTCAACCAGCAACAACATCTTACAAATATGGCTCAAGCGACGAAGAGTTGATGGACTCAGATGACTACACTAGCACACATGTACGCACAAGACCTCCCGTTATCCCTAACTCTCGTTTCACAAATGGATCTCAACCCAGAGGCATAAAACAAGAAGTTAGAAGAAGACACTCCTCCCATCACAATTGGCTTCACAAACTG GATCCTAATGAACCGGTGATGTTGTTCACAAAACCGCTGGTTCCTGAGAAACTGGCAGCTGCAGGGATCGTTCCTCCAGCACCTGATTCATCCACTGGTCAACCTCCAAGTCGGTTCAAGGGGAGGATTGGGCGTGGTGGGAGGATAATTTTTGATAGATGGAATCCTCTGATGCAGTCTCACATTAACTGCGGAGACTCTTTCTACATTGCACCAAATCACTAA
- the LOC103853163 gene encoding photosystem II 10 kDa polypeptide, chloroplastic-like: protein MAASVMLSSVTLKPAGFTVEKMSARGLPSLTRTSFKIVASGVKKIKTDKPFGVNGSMDLRDGVDASGRKGKGYGVYKFVDKYGANVDGYSPIYNEEEWSPGGDVYKGGVTGLAIWAVTLAGILAGGALLVYNTSALAQ, encoded by the exons ATGGCTGCTTCAGTGATGCTATCATCGGTGACGTTGAAACCGGCGGGTTTCACGGTGGAGAAGATGTCAGCGAGAGGATTGCCGTCGCTCACAAGAACTTCATTCAAAATCGTCGCGAGCGGTGTCAAGAAGATCAAGACCGACAAGCCCTTTG GAGTTAACGGCAGCATGGACTTGAGGGACGGCGTCGACGCCTCCGGCAGAAAGGGCAAG GGATACGGTGTTTACAAGTTCGTTGACAAGTATGGAGCTAACGTCGATGGATACAg TCCTATCTACAACGAGGAGGAGTGGTCACCAGGTGGTGATGTGTACAAGGGAGGAGTCACTGGATTGGCTATTTGGGCGGTAACACTCGCCGGAATTCTCGCCGGAGGAGCTCTTCTTGTGTACAACACAAGTGCTTTGGCTCAgtaa
- the LOC103853162 gene encoding DNA repair protein recA homolog 1, chloroplastic, translating into MDSSCLVVLSLKLNPLFNPLKACSYSPPLHVSSYYSRRRFYSPVTVNAAKKTSQSISSEFDDRINGSFSPDSDSRFLDRQKALEAAMNDINGSFGKGSVTRLGSAGGALVETFPSGVLTLDLALGGGLPKGRVVEIYGPESSGKTTLALHAIAEVQKLGGNAMLVDAEHAFDPSYSKALGVDVENLIVCQPDNGEMALEIADRMCRSGAVDLICVDSVSALTPRAEIEGEIGMQQMGLQARLMSQALRKMSGNASKAGCTLIFLNQIRYKIGVYYGNPEVTSGGIALKFFASVRLEIRSAGKIKSSKGDEDIGLRARVRVQKSKVSRPYKQAEFEIMFGEGVSKLGCVLDCAEIMEVVVKKGSWYSYEDQRLGQGREKALQHLRENPSLQDEIEKRVRLLMLDGEVHRSTPLFSSSSSSSVSRDEEEEDALDEFQ; encoded by the exons ATGGATTCTTCATGCCTTGTTGTGTTGTCTCTAAAGCTAAATCCTTTGTTCAATCCTCTCAAAGCATGTTCCTATTCTCCTCCGCTCCATGTCTCCTCTTACTACTCCCGCCGCCGCTTCTACTCTCCGGTCACCGTTAACGCCGCGAAGAAAACCTCACAGAGCATTTCTTCAGAATTCGATGACAGAATCAACGGCTCTTTCTCTCCCGACTCCGATTCACGCTTCCTCGACCGT CAAAAGGCTTTAGAGGCGGCTATGAATGACATTAACGGTTCTTTTGGTAAAGGAAGTGTAACAAGGTTGGGGAGTGCTGGTGGAGCTTTAGT GGAGACTTTTCCGAGTGGTGTATTGACGCTTGATCTTGCCTTAGGTGGAGGCCTGCCAAAGGGTCGAGTAGTCGAG ATATATGGACCAGAAAGTAGTGGCAAGACCACACTAGCACTCCATGCAATTGCTGAAGTGCAGAAGCTTGGAGGCAATGCGATGCTTGTTGATGCAGAGCATGCCTTTGATCCATCATACTCTAAAGCACTAGGTGTTGATGTTGAAAACCTTATAGTGTGTCAGCCAGATAATGGCGAGATGGCTTTAGAAA TTGCAGACCGTATGTGTCGTTCTGGTGCAGTTGACCTTATATGTGTTGATTCTGTCTCAGCACTTACTCCACGTGCCGAGATTGAA GGTGAGATTGGGATGCAGCAAATGGGGTTACAAGCTCGTCTTATGAGTCAAGCTCTTCGTAAAATGTCAGGAAACGCCTCTAAAGCTGGTTGTACTCTTATTTTCCTAAACCAAATCAGATACAAG ATTGGTGTGTACTATGGGAATCCAGAGGTGACTAGCGGAGGAATTGCGTTGAAGTTCTTTGCGTCGGTCCGGCTAGAGATTCGTTCTGCAGGGAAGATCAAATCT AGCAAAGGGGATGAAGATATTGGTCTTCGGGCTCGTGTAAGAGTGCAGAAGAGCAAG GTTTCGAGACCGTATAAGCAAGCAGAGTTTGAGATTATGTTTGGGGAAGGAGTCAGTAAACTG GGATGTGTTCTTGATTGTGCTGAGATTATGGAGGTTGTGGTGAAGAAGGGTTCTTGGTACAGCTATGAAGACCAAAG GCTCGGGCAAGGAAGAGAGAAAGCACTGCAGCATTTGAGGGAGAACCCTTCTCTTCAAGACGAGATTGAGAAG AGAGTGAGATTGTTGATGTTAGATGGAGAAGTACATCGATCTACTCCTTTGTTTAGCAGCAGCAGCTCATCCTCGGTTTCacgtgatgaagaagaagaagacgctcTTGACGAGTTCCAATGA